The window TGCCCTTTATCATAAGCTAGCGGCCCTAACACTTTGCTCATGCCGTAGCTGGTCACCATTCGTTCTGCTAAGTCAGTGGCGCGTTGCAAGTCGTTGGATGCACCGGTGGTGATGCTATTAAATACGATTTCTTCAGCGGCGCGTCCACCCAGCAGGGTAGCGATTTCGCCGCGAATTTCGGCTTCATCCATTAAAAAGCGGTCTTCGGTGGGCAATTTCAAGGTATATCCTAAAGCTGCCATACCGCGCGGGATGATGGAAATTTTTTCTACTTTACCGCTACCGGGCATTAAGTAACCAACTAAGGCGTGACCGACTTCGTGATAGGTAACGATCTTTTTCTCTTTGTCGTTGAGAACGCGGCTTTTCTTTTCTAATCCGGCGACTACTCGTTCGATCGCTTCGTTAAGATCGGCTTGGGCGACTGATTCCCGACGGTTTCTGGCTGCTAGTAAAGCGGCTTCGTTGATTAAGTTGGCCAAATCCGCACCGGCAAAACCGGGGGTACGAGTGGCGATCGCTTTTAAGTTTACATCAGACCCCAGCTTCACTTTTTGGGCGTGAATCTTTAAGATAGATTCCCGACCCGCCAGATCCGGACGGTCTACTAAAACTTGACGATCGAAACGTCCCGGACGCAACAACGCCTGGTCTAAGCTTTCCGGACGGTTAGTAGCAGCCAACACGATGACTGTGGTGTTCGTTGCGGCAAAACCATCCATTTCGGTTAGTAACTGGTTGAGAGTTTGTTCTCTCTCGTCGTTACCGCCGTAGAAACCACCACTGTTGCGAGATTTACCGATCGCATCCAACTCATCGATAAAAATAATACAGGGAGCCATTTTTTTGGCTTGATCGAACAAATCTCTGACTCTGGAAGAACCAACCCCGACAAATAGTTCGACAAATTCAGAACCGGAGATGCTGAAAAACGGTACGCCAGCTTCTCCCGCTACTGCTTTTGCTAGCAAGGTTTTCCCCGTCCCCGGCGGGCCAACTAACAAAACGCCTTTGGGAATCCGCGCCCCAATTTGGGTGAAACGAGTAGGATTTTTTAAGAAATCAACGATTTCTACTAATTCCGTTTTCGCTTCTTCCACTCCCGCCACATCAGCAAAAGTGGTCTTAGTTGACTCGTTTTCTACATACACCTTAGCTTTGCTCTTGCCAATGGAAAGGGCACCTTGAGCGCCACCACCGCGATTGAAGAAAAATTGCCAAATGCCGATAAAGATTAACGGCGGAATTACCCAACTGAGTAAACTGCTAATCCAACCGTTTTTGGGTGGCGGTGGTGCTGCAAACTCAACTCCTTTGCTTTCCAGGAGTTCGGGTAACTTCAAGTCAAAAATCGGCGTGGTAGAAAGTACTTGTCCCGGTTGGTTGTTTTCACCTTTGAGTTGATAGCGTATTTCGTCTTGACCGATCAAAACGCGATCGACTTCTTGTTCGTCTACTTGATGAATAAACAAGCTATATGGCACTCTGGGCGTCCGGGGGCCAAATAAACCGGGTAAAAACAAGTTCGCCAGCAGGAACAAGCTTGATAGGAGTAAAAAAATACTTCCAATCTGGCGAGAACGAGAGTTTTGAGGAGGTTTATCTTTTATCGCCATTTATCTTAATTCTCCTTAGATGCAAACTGTTTTATACCCCGATCTCGAGCAGAGAACTACCCAGATCGAGCTTTTGACGATTGATTTAGGGCGGTTTTTTATCTCCTAACCCATAAAAATTCCGTCTAACTGTTACAAGATTAACATTTTGTTACAGAGCGAAGGCTGAGATAGCTTTTCGTAGAAACCCTACCGTTAGTGGGCGGTTTTCTGGCTCGATGGGAGATGGGGAGGTGGGGAGAGAAATAAAAGTTATATCGTTAGGTTAGGGTGAAAAGCGATCGCTACATCTACACAGGGAGATCGGGGGATGGGGAGCAGGGGGAAAGGGAGAAATTTTTAACTCCCGAATTCTGACTTCTAACTCCTGAATTCAGAATTCAGAATTCAGACTGTCAAACTTCATCCTCCACCTTTTATTCCTGAAGAAGCCTACAGACCTTTGTAAGGAAACAATTAGCTCAGGGTTGCTGGTCAATAAGACGGCTTGCTGAGTTCAGCCATGAACACCCGCGATAAGATACTTAGAGCAATCGTGCAAAATCCTGGATTAACCACCCGCGAAATTATGGCAGTTGCCCAACTTTCGCGCAGTAACACACGCGAGCATTTGCAAAAATTGCAAAGCATGGGTTCGATTTATTCGGAAGCAGACCCGAACAATCCCAAAAAGCACCGCTATTACCCAGCCAGCGGTGCATCGACAGGGGGAAAGGCAGAGGAAACTTAAAAGCAGAGCGACTCAGATCGATAAATAGTTATTCATCTGAGGAAAGTTTAGGCTAAAGCAGGAGTAGGTTGTTTTTGCCCTGCCAATTCCAACAAACGACGAATGCGTTCTGCGGTGGGGGGATGGGTACGGAAAAGCGACTGTAGACCTTCTGCTGAGAGGGGATTGATAATTAGCAGGGGTGACATTGCTGGATTGCCATTCATGGGTATTTGGTGTCCCATTGCTTCTAGTTTTTCCAGGGCGCTGGCTAAAGCTAAAGGATTACCCGTAATTTCAGCCGAACCTAAATCGGCGGCGAATTCGCGAGTGCGGGAGATCGCTAATTGAATAAAAGTAGCGGCAATGGGAGCCAATATAATGAGAAATAAGATAGCTAGAGGGTTTCCACCCCGGCGATCGTCGCGACTAACTGGGTAGTACATCGCTCCGAAAGTCAGTATTCGACCGATAAAAGTAATTGCTCCCGCGATCGTACCTGCGACTGCTTGGGTTAAGGTGTCTCGATTGCGAACGTGGGTAAGTTCGTGGGCTAAAACGCCCGCTAATTCTTCTTTGGAAAGCAGCTGAAGGATGCCTTCGGTAACTGCTACGGTGGCGTGTTCGGGATCTCTACCGGTGGCAAAAGCGTTGGGAGATTTAGTCGGTACGATAAATAGTTTGGGCATGGGAATGCCGGCTTTTTGGCTTAAATTGCCTACTAAATCGTAAAGTTCGGGCGCTTCTTCCCGTGCGATCGGTTGGGCGCGATAAGCCATCAATGCAGCGCGATCGGAGTAAAACCAGGAGCTAAAACTAGTCAGCGCTGCTAAGCCAAGCCCGATGTACAGTCCTTGTTCGTTACCGATCAGATAATAGCCGCCGAGTACTAAAAGTCCGCTGAGCAATCCCAGCAAAGCGGCTGTTTTGAGTTGATTCATTCCCCGCATAATTTACGATGTCCGATTGTTAAGTATTTATTCTGTTAGTTTTAAAGTTCTCAAATTTTCCAAGCGTA of the Leptolyngbyaceae cyanobacterium genome contains:
- the ftsH4 gene encoding ATP-dependent zinc metalloprotease FtsH4, which translates into the protein MAIKDKPPQNSRSRQIGSIFLLLSSLFLLANLFLPGLFGPRTPRVPYSLFIHQVDEQEVDRVLIGQDEIRYQLKGENNQPGQVLSTTPIFDLKLPELLESKGVEFAAPPPPKNGWISSLLSWVIPPLIFIGIWQFFFNRGGGAQGALSIGKSKAKVYVENESTKTTFADVAGVEEAKTELVEIVDFLKNPTRFTQIGARIPKGVLLVGPPGTGKTLLAKAVAGEAGVPFFSISGSEFVELFVGVGSSRVRDLFDQAKKMAPCIIFIDELDAIGKSRNSGGFYGGNDEREQTLNQLLTEMDGFAATNTTVIVLAATNRPESLDQALLRPGRFDRQVLVDRPDLAGRESILKIHAQKVKLGSDVNLKAIATRTPGFAGADLANLINEAALLAARNRRESVAQADLNEAIERVVAGLEKKSRVLNDKEKKIVTYHEVGHALVGYLMPGSGKVEKISIIPRGMAALGYTLKLPTEDRFLMDEAEIRGEIATLLGGRAAEEIVFNSITTGASNDLQRATDLAERMVTSYGMSKVLGPLAYDKGQQSMFLNDGTPNMRRGVSEQTAEAIDKEVKDIVETAHQQALDILNQNRDLLENISTKLLEKEVIEGEELHSLLAQVRRIPETALA
- a CDS encoding winged helix-turn-helix domain-containing protein, which gives rise to MNTRDKILRAIVQNPGLTTREIMAVAQLSRSNTREHLQKLQSMGSIYSEADPNNPKKHRYYPASGASTGGKAEET
- a CDS encoding M48 family metalloprotease, with the translated sequence MNQLKTAALLGLLSGLLVLGGYYLIGNEQGLYIGLGLAALTSFSSWFYSDRAALMAYRAQPIAREEAPELYDLVGNLSQKAGIPMPKLFIVPTKSPNAFATGRDPEHATVAVTEGILQLLSKEELAGVLAHELTHVRNRDTLTQAVAGTIAGAITFIGRILTFGAMYYPVSRDDRRGGNPLAILFLIILAPIAATFIQLAISRTREFAADLGSAEITGNPLALASALEKLEAMGHQIPMNGNPAMSPLLIINPLSAEGLQSLFRTHPPTAERIRRLLELAGQKQPTPALA